CTTGTGCTGATTTGAGTTGGTTTTGCATTTTCTCCCACGCTGGTGCGTGAGAGCAATTTAGTAGGTGCTAGACTAGTTTGCTCATATTTCAGAGCTGATGGCAGGGGGGCATCTGTTGACACAGATGAAGGTAGGCTTGCAGGAGACTTGGCATGTATCCCTGTGTGCGTAACTGCAGCCAACAGTTTCCCAGAAACAGCTGTTTTTGCTTGGACCTTGGTTAAAAATGGATCAAGCACGGGTGCTACTGTTGGTCTCTCTGTGACCACAAAGGACTTAGGCACAGTAGGAGTAAATACCAAGTGTTTAGTAAGATGAGGTTTTATAGAAGTGGTGGGTGTTTGTACCACTGTAGCATGCGCAGTGACTCCTCCTGAACGGGCACTGCTTCCTGCTGCTGAATCGTTGTAGTTGTTACCAGGTGAAAGCGCTGAGAAAGCTGGCAGTGTGCTGGGCACAAACTGTACTTGTGCTGGCAGTCTTTGAAGTGATGCCATGCTTGGGACACTTTGTGAAGCAGACTGTAAAGGCACGATGTTTGTAGACATCTTCAATGGGTGTTTTATGGTTCCAGCTGAGCGCAAGTTCAAACAACTTGTGCGCTGTGTATTGATGGAGGAAGATGTAGTCACTACGCCTTGGTGAAGGCTGGTTGTTTGCAGCATTAGTTTTATACTGTGCTGACAGTGATCCACAGTCCTTCCCACAGTAAACAGAGGTTGGGCTGGTGTTCCAGAAGCAGGGAGTCTCTTTGCTGACAgtaaagaaattacagaagagCTTGGCTTTTCAGCTGTGAAAAATActtttggggagagagaggggctATGCTGTGTAGACAACACTAATGGTGGCACAGCAGAGGTGAGAGGCTCTGCAAACCCTCCATTAAGCAAAAGGATATCAGTCTCTCTGCTGTCTTGGGAATAGGGAGCAGATAACTGAATCTCTTCAGGCAGACCATGCAGATGGGTGGCCTGCACTGTAGTGCTAACCCTTGTCAGTGGATGCAGCAAGTGATTTGATATTGAGGTCACAGCTTGAAATAAACTAGTACTGGCTGTAGAATTTGTATTAATCACCACTGGCTGAGAAATTACTTCTATTTTCTCTACTGACTGGTTAGAAGCAGCAGAGAGTGTAGTTTCAGGCCTCAAAGGCTTACTAGTGGAATAAGAGGAACTAGTTTTCATTGGAATATTGTGGCTGCTTTCAGGAGTAACCAAATTCAGATCTTGCTTGTTAGTAAAAGATAACACAGTTTTGTGGTCATCCTCACCTTCAGGAGAACGCGGTATCTGGAACTCTGGTGTCTCAGTAGGCAAAAGGATAAATACAGGCTTAACCAGAATTAAGCTAGAAAGATTCAGATTTTTTAAGTTTACAAGATCTAATGCTGAAGAATTGGATGCTGCCAGCATTTGTTGAATGGAAACCAGAGTCCCAATACTGGTGTTTGGGAATCCTGTAGGCAGAGCAGAGTCTTGCATGGGCTGCAAGCACATTATGCCATTACTGTTTCTAAGCAGAAAAGACAAATACTGGGATGATGGTAGGACTGTAAGTTGATTGACTCTAAAGTCACTGAGGTTTTTGGCAGCTGTATCATCCAGCATACCAGACTGCTGAACTAGTGCTTGTGCCACATGTGCCAGGATCTCATGAGAGCCACTGGGCACCACCGGTTCAGGATGTGCTGTTGTTGAGCTGGGCTGCCTTCCTTGTGTGTGGAGCAAGGCCAATTTTGGAGGAAAAGATTCTAGGCTGCCAGGTTGCTGGTTCTGTGAGGCTGAAGAAATAAAGCCATGAAGAGAAACTTTCTGGTTACTGTCATCATACAATCCAGGGGGGCTGGAGGTTGTGCTAGCTTGTGGACCCAGCTCGGGAGAACCAGCCTTATCTATCTGATGCGACAGACTTGTCTTTCCCTTGGAGTCTTTCACCGTGCTCATATGTAGCTTCATAGGGAAGGTTTCCTGAGATCCAGGATGGGTAGAAGTGGCTTGAATCTGAGACCCAGAACTAGTAAAAGCAGATGAAATCTGTACATGAAATCCCTCCTTGGCAGAAGTAGAGACGCCCCTTAGCTGCAATCCAGCATAAACAGGAGCAGATGTAGCTGGTGGCTGATGTCCTGCATGAACAGAATCAAATGTGCTTAGAGGCTGAAGGCCTGCATTCACAAAAGTAGATGTACCTGGAAAGAAGGCAGGTGTTACTCCTCTCTCTCTAGTAGTTTGGGAAAATTTTAACTCTGACATCTGTGACTGGCTTAATGGGAATGAGTTAGCAGAAGGGGATCCAGCTGTTTCAGGTTTCCTAGTAATTGTCTGATGATTAGCATCACCTTGCAAAACTAGCACTCCACTTTGAGAGCTGCTCTTGGTTCCTTGAGAAACATGTTTAGTACAGTTCAGAGTCTGGGACAAAGAGAAGGACTGTGATCTATCAGTTGTTTTCCTGGGCCCTTGAAATGAAGATTGAATTAAGACACTATTAACTAGTGTTTCCAGAGGCATCAATAATGAAGAGTGTACATTGCCCTGTGGGAGTGTCTGGagagcaggcagctggcttggggATCTAGAGCCCTTCATTTCAGCTGCTTTTGAGTTTCTGGCTTTACTGTCTGTTGTTTCTTCCTTCAGAGAGAAAGTAGGGGAAAACTGGACAGCAGTTGATTGCATCATTCTAGAGTAGACTGCATCAAGGTTCCCTGAGGCTGGCTTTTGAAAGAATGCAGGAGTTGTAACTCTAGCATCCACAATTTGAATCTTCTTCAGGGATGCAGGTGTGACACCAGCTTTGCTATCAGGCTGGCCTTCTACATTTGTGTCTTTCAGCCTTTTGCTAGCTGAAGGCGTTAATGTTGGTAACCAATCCACCCTAGCACTTTCAAGAGCCATCTTAACTGTGCTAGAAAATGGAGagcctgctgcttcttttcttggAGTATGGAAATTGACTGTTGAAGTCAAAAGAGACATTTTAGGACTTGGCACCTCTGTCTGCTTGATAGCAGGAATAGAAAAGACAGCTGCAAACTCCAGAGAATCTTGACGCATACCCCCACTGTGACTGGGCTGGGGCAAACCAGCACCAGAGCTGGGAGGTTTAATACTGGGCtcagtattattttctctttctggttTACCTGGTAATGACTTGCTTGGCTGCTCCTGGTGCCTGGTTGACTGTGATCCTTGCCTTGAGATAGGGAGGCCTGGGCTACTCAAAAGCCTGCTAGGAAATGTGCCTCCATCCTGGAATtttaaagctgctgcttctttctgcaaTTGATAAGCACCCCCCAGATGTCTAGCCAATCCTTTAGGCACCACAGCCGATAATTTCGCAGCTTCCTCTGTTTGCACAGGAATGAAGTCAGCTGTCACTTCAGTGGTAGAGTCAACTGCTGGAGTCTGAAAATCAAAGGTCACCTCGTCTAAATTATCTTCTGTAATGGAAAGCACTTCACTGGTCActgggctgctctcagctctcagTTGGGCTTCTCCAGGAAAGTTCTGGTCTAACAGTTCACTGCCATGCTCTTCATTTCTGGAGGCACCTAATGAACAGAAAACAAGCCCTGTGTCTCTTTACTGTACATCAGCTTTTAATAGTCTGCAGCAGCACTTGGCAACAGGCTGAAAGAGAAGTGGAAAGTTAAGTAGCCACTAGTTCCATTCAGAAGCATACAAAAGGGAGGACCAGCACCTCTGGCACTGCCATTCTTAAGGCCAGTTGCTATAAATATGATCTCTAGCTGTTTACATTCAATATCATGTAAAGATGACACTTCATACCTGCACCCTACTGATGCAAAAGATTAACCAGTCAGAATAGAACCCTTTATCTTAACTGTTCAAAGGCACGAATGGCAGCCTAAGATGCAGGGAGAATGAAGCCCTaaggctgctcagggccaggCTGGCAAatcttaaaaagcaaagcaagattAAAACATACATTAAAGAGCTCACTCACCTGGCCCTCCTTAATCACTCCTCCTCTCCCATTATCCCAATCCTATGCTGAGTTTCCTGATTTATGCTGGCTGACCAGGCCACCTGTAATTGTCCTGTTTCCACTGAGTCTCAGAAATCAGAGGCAgaaaaagacactgaaaacaaAGTTCCCTTTTTAAGAACCGAACCCTAAAACAGGTACACTAGCCTTACAAATTGCACAATAGCCTTCTCCTAAACTTAGGACATCATCACAACCTTTTAGCTTGAGGAAGCTTTGGAACAGGCTACATGAGGTTCAGTACCATTGCAGTATGAAGCTGTTGTGTTTTGCCTAAGTGACACAAAGCAGAATACAGTAACCTCTCTGCTTCTAAATTCTCAAATCAAAAGCAGACACTTGGCCATTTTAGAGGCAGACTCATGACTGAAATGGCTACTGTTttatgaacagatttttttttctctttcacatttaCAGGGTCCACATTCCTAAGCATGCTTGCTGACCATGGGctgaaatattaatgtattttccTCCCCACAAAAGTTTAAGCATTTCCCCCTAGGCACCTGCCAGCAAATACAGGTATAGAAAAGCTAAGAGGTGATTTTGGTATGTAGTTAAATTGTGCTTTTGACAAAGACAAAGCAGAGGTCAGCCAGCTGCAATTCAGATGGCATCCCAGGGGGTCATGTCCGAGAGTTGTGCCTTGACAGCTTCTCTGTGGTCATTTGATGAACTGGTACTACTTTGGTTAGTTACAAGCAAGCTAAACTAATATAAAGGGAAGCCAAAAAACTAGTTTAttgctaaaaaaagaaacagaagttaacAGATGATGGAGATGGCATTACATGTATAAAATAGTCTGAATTGTCATTTTGTACAGGAAAACAGAACTCCCGCAGTTTGGCCTGAACTtgaagaaatgcaagaaatgGTACAGACAAACTCAAGTACTTAACTGAATCAAGGTCTCAAGTACTTAACTGAATCAAGGTCTCAAGTACTTAACTGAATCAAGGTCTCAGATAGAGCAAGTGTTATAAATAGACACCAACACATCTTTGCATGGGAAAAAAGgtgcataaagaaaaaaaaacaaggaccAGAATTACAAGACAGATAGAATACTCTTTGAATGCAGCCAAGCTTATCTTTACTCAAGAGTTTACTCAAGTCCTGATTAAAATACACAAGACTACTTTCATGAGCCAAGTTAAATTTATGAATGCTTGCAGGGTATGCTCATAAACAGACAACATGAGGTAGAAAGCAAAGACTGACTGGTCTCCTGCTGTGAGTGACAGCAGCCCCAAGAACTCATTTGAAGCATGACAGCATTACAGACTCATCATTGATTTCAAGCCGTCAGAAATATTTGGCAAGACAGCTGTTTCTAGAGAAAAATGCAGAACAATGTGCTACTGCACAGTGAAGAGGGAAGATCTTGCTTAAAGTAATAAATAGGAACAATGGTGCCCAGAAAACTGGACTGTAAACCAGAGTTCAGCAGATGAATTAGATCCTCCGTTCCACTATTAACCTACTACGTGATaagtcaccccccccccccttgatttatttatttttgctttccccCCAGCCAAAGGTGAGCACACTCTTTAGGTCATGGACTGTCTCTTAGCTTGGGTACGTAGCACAACTGGGCCCCGATTTGGAGTCACTAACACTCCCATAACAGAAATCATTTAATTCAATATCTTGAGCCTTCCAGAACAGCTGTACAAACAGAATAGTTGGTCCCTCATCTCACTGTCATCACACACCTGAGACTGATGGCAAAACATCTAACAGTTTTTCCTTCACAAATACTGTAGGAGAAGGCGGCAGGAAGACAGCACTTGAGGTTAAAACTAAATGCATCACTCACCAGACAAATCCAGTAGTTCAGCTGCAAACAAAATAAAGATGGGAAATTTTTCCTGCATCTCGTGAAGCAGCTCCTGAGTCAGCCCAATAACAGTATATTCAGACAGGTAGCTGCCGGCCAAGGAGTCACTGCTGTCTTTTAGCAATGGGCATTTGCAGTGTTTGTTCTGGATGGGCAGGGTATTGGGTTACTTTATAACAGCTTAGGCCAGACAGCAACCAATAATctgtctccccccacccccaccccccacaaaaAAAGCCCGCACCAGTTGGCATCAATTGATTTTTAACAAGAAGGCTGTTTCCAGAAGTTCCACCTTTCCAAGTTTTACTCAGCTTATTCCTCTGGCTGATAGCCTAAACATTGCCTTCCCTATCCTGTCTTCGTACAGCTGGCAGTGAGGCCAAGTCTATATTACTGTGTTATCTAGACTAAAACAGACAATATCTTGTGTCCTAGGTACTGTAATTAAATTGTGATTTACAGTTCAATCCATATCACACTGACAGATAAGAAGCAGCACAATAAATCAGTAGATACTGGAATTGGAACTGTTAGGACTAAACAGCATGAAACTTGACAATTATAACCAGAGGAATAATTCTAAGGGAAAGAGTAGTATTACTCTGTCTTTGCAGACTGCTTATGCCCTGAAAGGGCACTTCTCTACATTATATATAGGATAATCTATACTATAGATCATGTGCATCTGCTTATTTGTAAAGAGCCTATTTGTTAAATTCAACAGCCTTCAGCCACCAGTACTATAGCTGCTCTTCTGTCAACACCACCACCATAGAGTCCTCACTAGATATGCTTTCCAGAAGGTCTTAAACACCAGCTAAAGCTGTGTTTTTATGATTCACAGACAATTAATGTGTATTCCTTGTGCTTCACCTTGACTCTAAGGCTCTCTGTTTTATGGCTGACAGTAAATTTCAGCAATAAAGCCACTATGCTTTAGTGCAGAAACCAGCCTTTTCAGACCGACCTCTTACTCACAAGGTTTAAACTGCCTTTTTGGAACAATATGTAAGAGGTAAGAGCAATGCATTACTGGCTTTCTTTCCAAGTTACATTTGCAGTTACTATTAATTCATTATCAACCTCT
This genomic window from Dromaius novaehollandiae isolate bDroNov1 chromosome 21, bDroNov1.hap1, whole genome shotgun sequence contains:
- the TTC12 gene encoding tetratricopeptide repeat protein 12 isoform X2, with translation MLADEQEEADFQRFLRRVDDITNLVEGLKSTDPAIQEKALAETEKRLCDEEASEEEECKTKVNRTAINTRPSGMENVETVNSDGFLAVLEKDARERAKRRKRNEHLANALKEKGNDAFRKGDYVTAIQKYTEGLEKLKDKQELYTNRAQAYMKMHEYEKAIGDCEWALKCNEKCIKAYFQMGKAHLALKHFSESRQCYQKILEIDPRKESLFKNCMNELNLEEKRMNEEERALKEFQSGKFTALSVKELLHKLDRPDQNILYYTGGIKVLTGAIRDCTEQTLFRTNDGFSIINDNKVIRQGFCAERKDAAEVELSVSLVFLWQAVCTGNEENQRLLLTHPDMNVQLSKLLSSGVPEIQKETLALISLYSETENGRRLLVRHQDLTKWLQVLMMFVNSPDARASRAMNILTDLTKEENFKTQCRMKFSTDVLPLFSQLLTSAKLVNWTALAHCIGIMGDLCADVVMRKQMADCQECWQACLKLVDECLGGSAPKYHECLFAVLGLIMNLLLESNEAIQYFAVDVSRRCMPLLSSKDGRIVTRAIGVLSRILPASSLAIEEVVKGGVVKKMIKFLKAGGQITSSYAVKTLCICTKSNSQAQEEVVKSDKSASRNEEHGSELLDQNFPGEAQLRAESSPVTSEVLSITEDNLDEVTFDFQTPAVDSTTEVTADFIPVQTEEAAKLSAVVPKGLARHLGGAYQLQKEAAALKFQDGGTFPSRLLSSPGLPISRQGSQSTRHQEQPSKSLPGKPERENNTEPSIKPPSSGAGLPQPSHSGGMRQDSLEFAAVFSIPAIKQTEVPSPKMSLLTSTVNFHTPRKEAAGSPFSSTVKMALESARVDWLPTLTPSASKRLKDTNVEGQPDSKAGVTPASLKKIQIVDARVTTPAFFQKPASGNLDAVYSRMMQSTAVQFSPTFSLKEETTDSKARNSKAAEMKGSRSPSQLPALQTLPQGNVHSSLLMPLETLVNSVLIQSSFQGPRKTTDRSQSFSLSQTLNCTKHVSQGTKSSSQSGVLVLQGDANHQTITRKPETAGSPSANSFPLSQSQMSELKFSQTTRERGVTPAFFPGTSTFVNAGLQPLSTFDSVHAGHQPPATSAPVYAGLQLRGVSTSAKEGFHVQISSAFTSSGSQIQATSTHPGSQETFPMKLHMSTVKDSKGKTSLSHQIDKAGSPELGPQASTTSSPPGLYDDSNQKVSLHGFISSASQNQQPGSLESFPPKLALLHTQGRQPSSTTAHPEPVVPSGSHEILAHVAQALVQQSGMLDDTAAKNLSDFRVNQLTVLPSSQYLSFLLRNSNGIMCLQPMQDSALPTGFPNTSIGTLVSIQQMLAASNSSALDLVNLKNLNLSSLILVKPVFILLPTETPEFQIPRSPEGEDDHKTVLSFTNKQDLNLVTPESSHNIPMKTSSSYSTSKPLRPETTLSAASNQSVEKIEVISQPVVINTNSTASTSLFQAVTSISNHLLHPLTRVSTTVQATHLHGLPEEIQLSAPYSQDSRETDILLLNGGFAEPLTSAVPPLVLSTQHSPSLSPKVFFTAEKPSSSVISLLSAKRLPASGTPAQPLFTVGRTVDHCQHSIKLMLQTTSLHQGVVTTSSSINTQRTSCLNLRSAGTIKHPLKMSTNIVPLQSASQSVPSMASLQRLPAQVQFVPSTLPAFSALSPGNNYNDSAAGSSARSGGVTAHATVVQTPTTSIKPHLTKHLVFTPTVPKSFVVTERPTVAPVLDPFLTKVQAKTAVSGKLLAAVTHTGIHAKSPASLPSSVSTDAPLPSALKYEQTSLAPTKLLSRTSVGENAKPTQISTSARKIGASALLGTSVSLPAMFNTRTQQPSAAVLGSKVALTLVQPSVPAGSVALEREPKLTPSTLQSPSATTFLFTAKNDHTTASVTKKKVFLLPVSTIRSDPYMVLPTAAKVNKATVVSPSIGKSDGVLMKEEYSAATGRLPIQAPVFSSHQASASLQSHPLEKILLVDNTEQQPGHSNPDTGFMQVTGSSTTKVVNKVIYQSPDLNAVAVNDAEMLLNQFLPSPQSPSYSSRILVALTPERNSLPDVMNTGQSEKPFLNAETEEMFKTNEVTEEAAEGLVTVLTLLDSEPRLLLSESRQRSVLQSDDVLLNGHAVVTDVCGSDNYTVQMSLRPAREASSEVRGSLLSQETFLALITLQSNSSHPVLQIRSCCVTPTTMPEGPDATCCLFHRLPSECRHIQLLQSSQSRAASFAIQVFQMLNHSVAYLHCELNVCLHGKTGCEQDCFESVEMLPPPSDRNSYGNLHNLISFGPILRTKNRFLYKPVEGPDSAMLVPVLLGSLTGFAVLGGAFLSLWLHHRRSTKNLGYPPLGEIQGL